From Maniola hyperantus chromosome 21, iAphHyp1.2, whole genome shotgun sequence, the proteins below share one genomic window:
- the LOC117992295 gene encoding uncharacterized protein: MRVARSLGLGVNLRANCFAIGYLNLIASLIDIGCHVVIVFIVTNGFQCDVSKESLRAVQWNWLEPVLVIINLGTHGFYPFPLIFHYYNKIPIDYLPIADKEPTCYPGMLHVHIVDILYFLINAVWLKFVLTFVAGVHKKDPEPMRMFFVVSVVKLGIQLLNLCFQPDFENVFAVTAFKLTDICIATIFLVIINKYIIFLRNEKARKTADEPPSYIECLVNGPMTRVDEKKDTVFVIEEKKAEPKEGVEPQQC, encoded by the exons ATGCGAGTTGCCAGAAGCTTGGGCCTTGGGGTCAATCTTCGAGCTAACTGTTTCGCCATTGGATATTTGAATCTG ATCGCCAGTCTTATTGACATCGGGTGTCACGTGGTCATTGTCTTCATTGTCACCAACGGCTTCCAATGCGATGTTAGCAAGGAGAGC CTGCGTGCTGTTCAATGGAATTGGTTGGAGCCAGTACTAGTGATCATAAACCTCGGAACCCACGGCTTCTACCCCTTCCCACTGATATTCCACTACTACAACAAGATCCCTATCGACTACCTGCCCATAGCTGACAAGGAGCCAACATGCTACCCTGGGATGCTGCACGTTCATATTGTGGATATACTGTACTTCTTGATCAACGCTGTATGGCTCAAGTTTGTTTTGACTTTTGTGGCTGGTGTTCATAAG AAAGATCCAGAACCAATGCGTATGTTCTTCGTGGTGTCGGTGGTGAAGCTTGGCATCCAGCTGCTGAACTTGTGCTTCCAGCCCGACTTTGAGAACGTCTTCGCTGTCACTGCTTTCAAGCTCACGGATATTT GTATCGCGACCATATTCCTGGTTATTATCAACAAATACATCATATTCTTGAGGAATGAAAAGGCAAGGAAGACGGCTGACGAACCACCATCTTACATAGAATGTCTAGTCAACGGACCAATGACTCGTGTTGATGAGAAGAAAGACACGGTTTTTGTTATAGAAGAGAAGAAGGCAGAACCTAAAGAAGGAGTGGAACCACAACAATGTTAA